In the genome of Streptomyces racemochromogenes, one region contains:
- a CDS encoding LCP family protein, whose protein sequence is MTSDSTATTKPPRSRASRIRRGLAWTAAVVVLGAAGSGWWVYGHLSGNIDSVDLDEAIGTDNRPPKVVQNAQNVLVLGSDSRAGANGELDHGDVSGARSDTAMLVHIPEGRSRATAVSIPRDTLVTRPECKDGDGATVPEARRVMFNSVYSLAGPACVVKTVEQLSGIRVDHFVEVDFAGFKDLVDALGGVTVTLDQPMTGAKGGLKLDAGTHRLNGTDSLKFVRTRYGYGDGSDLGRIGLQQQFMLAMLSEIKKQDALGNPARLYKLADAGTKSLTTDSDLASLTALSDFARSLQGVDPSTMETIMLPVAYDKVDPNRVVVAQEQASQLWEALRNDRKVPASAKDSPAKGGGPGAKSRTPGPSPSSS, encoded by the coding sequence GTGACTTCAGACTCCACCGCCACCACGAAGCCGCCCCGTTCCCGCGCCTCCCGGATCCGGCGGGGCCTCGCCTGGACGGCGGCCGTGGTGGTCCTCGGCGCGGCGGGGTCCGGCTGGTGGGTCTACGGCCACCTCAGCGGGAACATCGACAGCGTGGACCTGGACGAGGCCATCGGCACCGACAACCGGCCGCCGAAGGTCGTCCAGAACGCGCAGAACGTCCTGGTCCTCGGCTCCGACTCGCGGGCCGGGGCCAACGGCGAGCTCGACCACGGCGACGTCAGCGGCGCCCGCTCCGACACCGCGATGCTGGTGCACATACCCGAGGGCCGGTCCAGGGCCACCGCGGTGAGCATCCCGCGCGACACCCTGGTCACCCGGCCCGAGTGCAAGGACGGGGACGGCGCCACGGTCCCCGAGGCCCGCCGGGTCATGTTCAACTCCGTCTACTCGCTGGCCGGTCCGGCCTGCGTGGTCAAGACGGTGGAGCAGCTGTCCGGGATCCGCGTGGACCACTTCGTCGAGGTGGACTTCGCCGGCTTCAAGGACCTCGTCGACGCCCTGGGCGGGGTCACCGTCACCCTCGACCAGCCGATGACCGGCGCGAAGGGCGGCCTCAAGCTGGACGCGGGGACGCACCGCCTGAACGGCACCGACTCGCTGAAGTTCGTACGGACCCGCTACGGCTACGGGGACGGCAGCGACCTCGGACGCATAGGCCTTCAGCAGCAGTTCATGCTGGCGATGCTGTCCGAGATCAAGAAGCAGGACGCCCTCGGCAATCCGGCCCGGCTCTACAAGCTCGCCGACGCCGGAACCAAGTCGCTGACCACCGACTCCGACCTGGCCTCGCTCACCGCGCTGTCCGACTTCGCGCGGAGCCTGCAGGGCGTGGACCCGTCCACGATGGAGACCATCATGCTGCCGGTGGCCTACGACAAGGTGGACCCGAACCGGGTCGTGGTCGCACAGGAGCAGGCCTCCCAGCTGTGGGAGGCCCTGCGCAACGACCGGAAGGTGCCCGCCTCGGCGAAGGACTCCCCCGCCAAGGGCGGCGGCCCGGGCGCCAAGTCCCGCACGCCCGGGCCGTCCCCGTCCTCGTCCTAG
- a CDS encoding amino acid permease has protein sequence MSTDQNSPFRTKTVEQSIRDTEEPEHALRKSLSAWDLTVFGVGVIIGTGIFVLTGIAARNNAGPATALSFVVSGVVCALAALCYAEFASTVPVAGSAYTFAYASIGELPAWIIGWDLVLEFALGTAVVAVGWSGYVRHLMHTNLGWDMPVALSGPDAGGTFDLMAFLLVIVLTAILVVGTKLSARITAVVVAIKVFVVLLVIVAGLFFIKADNYSPFIPPAKPQEGGSGWTAPLVQLLFGYEPTNFGVMGIFTAASLVFFAFIGFDVVATAAEETKNPQRDMPRGILGSLLICTLLYVAVTIVVTGMQYYAEMSPTAPLAEAFKSVNQPFFSGAISLGAAVGLITVSMILLLGQTRVFFAMSRDGLLPRVFSVTHPKYRTPYRATLLLGGIIAVIAGFTSLAKLAELVNIGTLFAFVIVALGVIILRRTRPDLHRSFRTPWVPVIPILSMAASLWLMLNLPAETWLRFGIWMLIGLVVYFAYGRRKSRLAQVGQDAKY, from the coding sequence ATCAGAACAGCCCGTTCCGTACCAAGACGGTGGAACAGTCCATCCGTGACACGGAGGAGCCGGAGCACGCGCTCCGCAAATCGCTCTCCGCCTGGGACCTGACGGTCTTCGGTGTCGGCGTCATCATCGGCACCGGCATCTTCGTCCTCACGGGCATCGCGGCCCGCAACAACGCCGGCCCCGCCACCGCGCTCTCCTTCGTGGTGTCGGGCGTCGTCTGCGCCCTCGCGGCCCTCTGTTACGCCGAGTTCGCGTCCACCGTCCCGGTGGCCGGATCGGCGTACACGTTCGCGTACGCCTCGATCGGCGAGCTGCCGGCCTGGATCATCGGCTGGGACCTGGTCCTCGAATTCGCGCTCGGCACGGCCGTCGTGGCCGTCGGGTGGTCCGGGTACGTACGCCACCTCATGCACACGAACCTCGGCTGGGACATGCCCGTGGCGCTGTCCGGACCCGACGCGGGCGGCACCTTCGACCTGATGGCCTTCCTGCTGGTCATCGTCCTGACCGCGATCCTCGTCGTCGGCACGAAGCTGTCGGCCCGGATCACCGCGGTCGTCGTCGCCATCAAGGTCTTCGTGGTCCTGCTGGTCATCGTCGCGGGCCTGTTCTTCATCAAGGCCGACAACTACTCGCCGTTCATCCCCCCGGCGAAGCCGCAGGAGGGAGGCAGCGGCTGGACGGCACCACTGGTCCAGCTGCTGTTCGGGTACGAGCCCACCAACTTCGGCGTCATGGGCATCTTCACCGCTGCATCCCTGGTCTTCTTCGCCTTCATCGGCTTCGACGTCGTGGCCACCGCGGCGGAGGAGACCAAGAACCCGCAACGGGACATGCCGCGCGGCATCCTCGGCTCGCTGCTGATCTGCACGCTGTTGTACGTCGCCGTGACCATCGTCGTCACCGGCATGCAGTACTACGCGGAGATGTCGCCGACCGCGCCGCTCGCCGAGGCCTTCAAGTCCGTGAACCAGCCGTTCTTCTCCGGCGCCATCAGCCTCGGGGCGGCCGTCGGCCTGATCACGGTCAGCATGATCCTGCTGCTGGGCCAGACGCGCGTGTTCTTCGCGATGAGCCGTGACGGACTGCTGCCGCGCGTCTTCTCCGTCACCCACCCCAAGTACCGCACCCCCTACCGGGCCACGCTGCTCCTCGGCGGGATCATCGCGGTCATCGCGGGGTTCACCAGCCTGGCGAAGCTCGCCGAACTGGTCAACATCGGCACCCTGTTCGCCTTCGTCATCGTGGCGCTCGGCGTGATCATCCTCCGCAGGACCCGCCCCGACCTGCACCGGTCCTTCCGCACCCCATGGGTGCCGGTGATCCCGATCCTGTCGATGGCGGCCTCGCTCTGGCTGATGCTCAACCTGCCGGCCGAGACCTGGCTGCGCTTCGGGATCTGGATGCTGATCGGCCTCGTCGTCTACTTCGCGTACGGCAGGCGCAAGAGCCGCCTCGCGCAGGTCGGCCAGGACGCCAAGTACTAG